One genomic region from Vitis riparia cultivar Riparia Gloire de Montpellier isolate 1030 chromosome 17, EGFV_Vit.rip_1.0, whole genome shotgun sequence encodes:
- the LOC117904664 gene encoding photosystem I reaction center subunit II, chloroplastic-like, producing MATQAGLLTPTTITTPKSRSLTLVPWKPSSFSSFSTSKPINRAIKAMAEEKTEAPVKEAPVGFTPPELDPNMPSPIFGGSTGGLLRKAQVEEFYVITWESPREQIFEMPTGGAAIMRQGPNLLKLARKEQCLALGTRLRSKYKIKYQFYRVFPNGEVQYLHPKDGVYPEKVNPGRQGVGQNFRSIGKNVSPIEVKFTGKQAYDL from the coding sequence ATGGCAACCCAAGCAGGTCTCCTCACCCCCACTACCATCACCACCCCAAAATCGAGGAGCCTCACTCTAGTGCCATGGAAACCATCCTCATTCTCCTCATTTTCTACCTCTAAGCCCATCAACAGAGCCATCAAAGCCATGGCTGAAGAAAAAACTGAAGCTCCTGTCAAGGAGGCTCCAGTGGGCTTCACCCCACCTGAGTTGGACCCCAATATGCCATCGCCAATCTTCGGTGGAAGCACCGGAGGATTGCTAAGAAAGGCACAAGTTGAAGAATTCTATGTTATCACTTGGGAATCCCCTAGGGAACAGATCTTTGAAATGCCAACTGGTGGTGCTGCTATAATGAGGCAAGGGCCTAATTTGCTTAAGTTGGCTAGGAAAGAGCAGTGCTTGGCACTGGGCACCAGATTGAGATCAAAGTACAAGATTAAGTACCAATTCTACAGAGTGTTTCCTAATGGGGAGGTCCAATATCTTCACCCAAAAGATGGTGTTTATCCTGAAAAGGTGAACCCAGGTCGCCAAGGGGTGGGGCAGAACTTCAGATCAATTGGGAAAAATGTTAGTCCCATTGAAGTTAAGTTCACTGGAAAGCAAGCTTATGACTTGTGA
- the LOC117904692 gene encoding F-box protein SKIP17-like isoform X2, which produces MDTLLEAPSMAKRPCVCANDPVLRHSHCCLNPRVSQSDQMEGLLEAFLELSDSSGPSLHLSFEKLLDSRACDSDQNLLIDRALRLGSALLEAGKRSARKRASIHNSLTWALPPDLTIKVFSMLDTQSLCYTAATCSMFHKCAMDPLCYANIDLTTVVPKVNNAVVSTMIQRAGKVLQSLRLGIVPGPTLSPGSSQPLVYTIRNSVDAAGFSWNDKRSRQGKESSILSRSCLTALSGDSGAAGALLKRLHLYNIERMDNTALCAALSACPSLLDLEIVGLHVELRQTLMSVSTNCHLIERLFFESSKTGRDDSLKSPTCVDLVNNCPHLTSLALRGFKLHDYKVRILVKGFHKLKYVDFSTSYSITGTFLRNLGSSTGGNLLEVLLLRDCMHLKEVEVAKFLSAIIAGDFRLLRLLDISNREGLASEGDWYYRCYNSSMIPIKQVSEERPDICLLAEFPSEGSDASLSSQLSSHSLDSSVSMGSSESSYNSDQGSGNEDGRETGYVIYEESSDEVDMLVV; this is translated from the exons ATGGATACGCTGCTTGAGGCTCCATCAATGGCGAAGCGGCCGTGCGTGTGCGCCAACGATCCTGTTCTCCGCCACTCTCACTGTTGCTTAAACCCAAGGGTTTCCCAATCGGACCAAATGGAGGGTCTCCTGGAGGCGTTTCTCGAACTTTCCGATTCTTCTGGTCCCTCTCTCCACCTCTCCTTCGAGAAGCTTCTCGATTCTAGGGCTTGTGATTCCGATCAGAACCTGTTGATCGATCGCGCGCTTCGATTGGGCTCAGCGCTGCTCGAAGCGGGTAAAAGATCTGCTCGGAAGCGCGCTTCGATCCATAACTCGCTGACCTGGGCTCTACCTCCTGATCTCACCATCAAG GTATTTTCTATGTTAGATACGCAAAGCCTATGCTACACTGCAGCTACTTGTTCAATGTTTCATAAGTGTGCCATGGATCCTTTGTGCTATGCCAATATTGACTTGACGACAGTAGTTCCAAAGGTCAACAATGCAGTTGTATCTACAATGATCCAACGAGCTGGAAAAGTCCTTCA GTCTCTTAGGCTTGGTATAGTTCCTGGCCCAACTTTGTCACCTGGATCTTCTCAGCCATTGGTTTATACCATCAGGAATTCTGTAGATGCAGCTGGCTTTTCATGGAATGATAAAAGATCTAGACAGGGGAAGGAATCATCCATTCTTTCCAGATCCTGCTTAACTGCTCTTAGTGGGGATAGTGGTGCTGCTGG GGCCCTTTTGAAAAGATTGCACCTTTACAACATTGAAAGAATGGATAACACAGCACTATGTGCAGCATTATCGGCTTGCCCATCTCTCCTTGATCTCGAAATTGTTGGCCT GCATGTTGAATTAAGGCAGACACTGATGTCAGTGAGCACAAATTGTCACTTGATAGAGCGTTTATTCTTTGAGTCTTCAAAAACAG GTAGAGATGACAGTTTGAAGTCACCAACCTGTGTTGATCTGGTAAACAATTGTCCTCATCTAACCTCATTGGCACTTAGAGGGTTTAAGCTACACGACTATAAAGTCCGCATACTTGTTAAG GGATTTCATAAACTAAAATACGTTGATTTCTCGACATCCTACTCAATCACTGGCACCTTTTTAAG GAACCTTGGCAGCAGCACAGGCGGGAATCTATTGGAGGTTCTATTATTACGGGATTGCATGCATCTCAAAGAA GTGGAGGTTGCTAAGTTTTTATCAGCAATTATTGCAGGAGACTTCAGGCTACTGAGACTCCTT GACATATCCAACAGAGAAGGTCTAGCATCCGAAGGGGACTGGTATTACAGATGTTATAATTCAAG TATGATTCCTATAAAGCAGGTGTCGGAGGAAAGACCTGATATATGCTTGCTGGCTGAGTTCCCTTCAGAGGGAAG TGATGCCAGTTTGTCGTCACAGCTGAGCAGCCATTCATTAGACAGTTCAGTGTCCATGGGTTCATCTGAGAGCAGCTATAATAGTGATCAGGGCAGTGGCAATGAAGATGGTCGAGAGACTGGTTATGTAATCTATGAGGAAAGTTCCGACGAGGTGGACATGCTGGTTGTGTAG
- the LOC117904692 gene encoding F-box protein SKIP17-like isoform X1: MDTLLEAPSMAKRPCVCANDPVLRHSHCCLNPRVSQSDQMEGLLEAFLELSDSSGPSLHLSFEKLLDSRACDSDQNLLIDRALRLGSALLEAGKRSARKRASIHNSLTWALPPDLTIKVFSMLDTQSLCYTAATCSMFHKCAMDPLCYANIDLTTVVPKVNNAVVSTMIQRAGKVLQSLRLGIVPGPTLSPGSSQPLVYTIRNSVDAAGFSWNDKRSRQGKESSILSRSCLTALSGDSGAAGALLKRLHLYNIERMDNTALCAALSACPSLLDLEIVGLHVELRQTLMSVSTNCHLIERLFFESSKTGRDDSLKSPTCVDLVNNCPHLTSLALRGFKLHDYKVRILVKGFHKLKYVDFSTSYSITGTFLRNLGSSTGGNLLEVLLLRDCMHLKEVEVAKFLSAIIAGDFRLLRLLDISNREGLASEGDWYYRCYNSSMIPIKQVSEERPDICLLAEFPSEGSIIEIEQMIDILNSDASLSSQLSSHSLDSSVSMGSSESSYNSDQGSGNEDGRETGYVIYEESSDEVDMLVV, from the exons ATGGATACGCTGCTTGAGGCTCCATCAATGGCGAAGCGGCCGTGCGTGTGCGCCAACGATCCTGTTCTCCGCCACTCTCACTGTTGCTTAAACCCAAGGGTTTCCCAATCGGACCAAATGGAGGGTCTCCTGGAGGCGTTTCTCGAACTTTCCGATTCTTCTGGTCCCTCTCTCCACCTCTCCTTCGAGAAGCTTCTCGATTCTAGGGCTTGTGATTCCGATCAGAACCTGTTGATCGATCGCGCGCTTCGATTGGGCTCAGCGCTGCTCGAAGCGGGTAAAAGATCTGCTCGGAAGCGCGCTTCGATCCATAACTCGCTGACCTGGGCTCTACCTCCTGATCTCACCATCAAG GTATTTTCTATGTTAGATACGCAAAGCCTATGCTACACTGCAGCTACTTGTTCAATGTTTCATAAGTGTGCCATGGATCCTTTGTGCTATGCCAATATTGACTTGACGACAGTAGTTCCAAAGGTCAACAATGCAGTTGTATCTACAATGATCCAACGAGCTGGAAAAGTCCTTCA GTCTCTTAGGCTTGGTATAGTTCCTGGCCCAACTTTGTCACCTGGATCTTCTCAGCCATTGGTTTATACCATCAGGAATTCTGTAGATGCAGCTGGCTTTTCATGGAATGATAAAAGATCTAGACAGGGGAAGGAATCATCCATTCTTTCCAGATCCTGCTTAACTGCTCTTAGTGGGGATAGTGGTGCTGCTGG GGCCCTTTTGAAAAGATTGCACCTTTACAACATTGAAAGAATGGATAACACAGCACTATGTGCAGCATTATCGGCTTGCCCATCTCTCCTTGATCTCGAAATTGTTGGCCT GCATGTTGAATTAAGGCAGACACTGATGTCAGTGAGCACAAATTGTCACTTGATAGAGCGTTTATTCTTTGAGTCTTCAAAAACAG GTAGAGATGACAGTTTGAAGTCACCAACCTGTGTTGATCTGGTAAACAATTGTCCTCATCTAACCTCATTGGCACTTAGAGGGTTTAAGCTACACGACTATAAAGTCCGCATACTTGTTAAG GGATTTCATAAACTAAAATACGTTGATTTCTCGACATCCTACTCAATCACTGGCACCTTTTTAAG GAACCTTGGCAGCAGCACAGGCGGGAATCTATTGGAGGTTCTATTATTACGGGATTGCATGCATCTCAAAGAA GTGGAGGTTGCTAAGTTTTTATCAGCAATTATTGCAGGAGACTTCAGGCTACTGAGACTCCTT GACATATCCAACAGAGAAGGTCTAGCATCCGAAGGGGACTGGTATTACAGATGTTATAATTCAAG TATGATTCCTATAAAGCAGGTGTCGGAGGAAAGACCTGATATATGCTTGCTGGCTGAGTTCCCTTCAGAGGGAAG TATCATTGAGATTGAACAAATGATTGACATCTTAAACAGTGATGCCAGTTTGTCGTCACAGCTGAGCAGCCATTCATTAGACAGTTCAGTGTCCATGGGTTCATCTGAGAGCAGCTATAATAGTGATCAGGGCAGTGGCAATGAAGATGGTCGAGAGACTGGTTATGTAATCTATGAGGAAAGTTCCGACGAGGTGGACATGCTGGTTGTGTAG
- the LOC117904556 gene encoding COMPASS-like H3K4 histone methylase component WDR5B encodes MASGGGGSNSLPYRQYRLLRTLAAHDRAVSCVKFSSDGTLLASASLDKTLIVWSSQTLTLKSRLVGHSDGISDLAWSSDSHYICSASDDLTLRIWDAQSAECVKTLRGHTNLVFCVNFNPQSNLIVSGSFDETVRIWDVKTGRPLHTIAAHSMPVTSVYFNRDGSLIVSGSHDGSCKIWASDTGALLKTLIEDNGPAISFAKFSPNGKYILVATLDDTLKLWNYSTGKSLKIYTGHVNKVYCIASAFSVTYGKYIVSGSEDKCVYVWDLQRKIPLQKLEGHTDTVISVSCHPNENKIASAGLDGDRTVRIWVQDI; translated from the exons ATGGcaagtggtggtggtggctCCAATTCACTGCCGTACAGGCAGTACCGGCTCCTCCGAACTCTAGCGGCCCACGACCGAGCGGTGTCCTGCGTTAAGTTTTCCAGCGACGGCACCCTCCTGGCCTCCGCCTCTCTCGACAAAACCCTAATTGTCTGGTCCTCGCAAACCCTAACCCTCAAGTCCCGCCTTGTTGGCCACTCCGACGGCATCTCCGACCTGGCATGGTCCTCCGACTCTCACTACATCTGCTCCGCCTCCGACGACCTCACTCTCCGCATCTGGGACGCCCAGTCCGCTGAATGCGTGAAGACCCTCCGCGGCCACACCAACTTGGTCTTCTGTGTTAATTTCAACCCCCAGTCCAACCTCATTGTCTCCGGCTCCTTCGACGAGACCGTTAGGATCTGGGATGTTAAGACCGGCCGCCCCCTCCACACTATTGCCGCCCATTCCATGCCTGTCACCTCCGTCTATTTCAACCGTGACGGATCTCTCATTGTCTCCGGCAGTCACGACGGCTCCTGCAAGATCTGGGCCTCCGACACCGGCGCTCTCTTGAAGACGCTCATTGAGGACAATGGTCCCGCCATTTCCTTCGCCAAGTTCTCGCCCAACGGCAAGTACATTCTCGTTGCCACTCTGGATGACACTCTG AAGCTTTGGAACTACTCAACTGGGAAGTCCTTGAAAATTTATACAGGTCATGTAAACAAAGTATATTGCATAGCATCTGCATTTAGTGTGACTTATGGGAAATACATTGTTAGTGGATCAGAGGATAAATGTGTTTATGTGTGGGACCTGCAAAGGAAGATTCCACTTCAGAAACTAGAAGGTCACACAGATACTGTCATCTCTGTTTCATGCCACCCCAATGAGAACAAGATTGCTTCCGCCGGTCTAGATGGTGATAGAACAGTGAGGATCTGGGTTCAAGATATATGA
- the LOC117904558 gene encoding uncharacterized protein LOC117904558 isoform X1, with product MEALSRFPLSLPCLLPPHQSPSQTHFSNPIFSPKISSTTRKPPIFRRETVAFAANPNDPKESVFMDENGVVDDMDGYLNHLSLEYDSVWDTKPSWCQPWTIMLTGVSVIACSWLILHSAVITSLVLSVISLWWYIFLYSYPKAYSNMIAERRKKVTTGVEDTFGLEKSQ from the exons ATGGAAGCTCTATCACgcttccctctctctctcccatgtCTGTTGCCTCCCCATCAGTCTCCTTCACAAACCCATTTCTCCAATCCCATTTTCTCCCCCAAAATCTCTTCAACCACTCGCAAACCACCCATTTTCCGCAGAGAAACCGTTGCTTTCGCGGCCAATCCTAACGACCCTAAAGAGTCTGTGTTCATGGATGAAAACGGCGTCGTTGATGACATGGATGGATATCTCAACCACCTCTCTCTCGAGTATGACTCTGTTTGGGACACCAAACCCTCATG GTGTCAACCTTGGACAATAATGCTGACTGGAGTATCAGTGATTGCCTGTAGCTGGCTGATTTTGCACTCAGCAGTGATCACATCATTGGTGCTCTCTGTCATTTCTCTATGGTGGTACATCTTCCTGTATTCATATCCAAAG GCATATTCGAATATGATAGCAGAGAGACGAAAGAAGGTGACAACTGGGGTTGAAGACACATTCGGCTTGGAGAAGAGCCAGTAA
- the LOC117904558 gene encoding uncharacterized protein LOC117904558 isoform X2 gives MEALSRFPLSLPCLLPPHQSPSQTHFSNPIFSPKISSTTRKPPIFRRETVAFAANPNDPKESVFMDENGVVDDMDGYLNHLSLEYDSVWDTKPSWCQPWTIMLTGVSVIACSWLILHSAVITSLVLSVISLWWYIFLYSYPKSPTFYYRHIRI, from the exons ATGGAAGCTCTATCACgcttccctctctctctcccatgtCTGTTGCCTCCCCATCAGTCTCCTTCACAAACCCATTTCTCCAATCCCATTTTCTCCCCCAAAATCTCTTCAACCACTCGCAAACCACCCATTTTCCGCAGAGAAACCGTTGCTTTCGCGGCCAATCCTAACGACCCTAAAGAGTCTGTGTTCATGGATGAAAACGGCGTCGTTGATGACATGGATGGATATCTCAACCACCTCTCTCTCGAGTATGACTCTGTTTGGGACACCAAACCCTCATG GTGTCAACCTTGGACAATAATGCTGACTGGAGTATCAGTGATTGCCTGTAGCTGGCTGATTTTGCACTCAGCAGTGATCACATCATTGGTGCTCTCTGTCATTTCTCTATGGTGGTACATCTTCCTGTATTCATATCCAAAG AGTCCCACTTTCTATTACAGGCATATTCGAATATGA
- the LOC117904557 gene encoding uncharacterized protein LOC117904557 → MRDFPSCFGENGVQVADSSSSSTAKTAQNLVTCVYQCRLRGKWCLITITWTKNLMGQGLSVGIDDSSNQCLCKVDIKPWLFSKRKGCKNLEVDSSKIDMYWDLSAAKFGSGPEPLEGFYLAVVFNQELALLLGDLKKEACKKINSPPVPSTAVLIAKREHLFGKRLYFAKAQFCDKGQMHDIMIECDTVGVTEPCLLIRIDSKMVMQVKRLQWKFRGNHTILVDGLPIEVFWDVHNWLFGNAIGNAVFMFQSCLSAEKLWACQSISSDPSVLAWSWSEKFRDTQLQGLGFSLILYAWKNE, encoded by the coding sequence ATGAGGGACTTCCCTTCTTGTTTCGGCGAAAATGGAGTTCAGGTTGCTGATTCTTCTTCATCAAGTACTGCTAAAACTGCCCAAAACCTGGTGACTTGTGTGTATCAGTGTAGACTTCGGGGTAAATGGTGTTTAATCACCATTACATGGACCAAAAATTTGATGGGTCAGGGCCTTAGTGTTGGAATCGATGATTCTTCCAATCAATGTCTATGCAAAGTTGATATAAAACCCTGGTTGTTCTCTAAGAGAAAAGGGTGTAAGAATCTAGAGGTAGATTCTAGTAAAATTGACATGTATTGGGACTTATCTGCAGCAAAATTCGGTTCTGGGccagagccattggaaggtttCTATTTGGCTGTTGTCTTCAACCAAGAACTGGCCTTACTTCTTGGGGATTTGAAGAAGGAGGCATGTAAGAAGATAAACTCCCCCCCTGTTCCTTCCACTGCCGTTCTCATTGCCAAGAGAGAGCATCTATTTGGGAAGAGACTTTACTTTGCCAAGGCTCAATTTTGTGATAAGGGTCAGATGCATGATATCATGATTGAATGTGACACAGTTGGGGTCACTGAACCTTGCCTTCTAATCCGGATTGACAGTAAGATGGTGATGCAGGTGAAGCGCCTCCAATGGAAGTTCAGGGGCAACCACACCATTTTGGTGGATGGGCTTCCCATTGAAGTATTTTGGGATGTTCATAATTGGCTCTTTGGAAATGCCATTGGCAATGCTGTGTTCATGTTCCAGAGTTGCCTCTCTGCTGAGAAGTTGTGGGCCTGCCAATCGATCTCCTCCGATCCCTCTGTACTGGCTTGGTCTTGGTCTGAAAAATTTAGAGACACTCAATTACAAGGTCTTGGTTTTTCATTGATATTGTATGCTTGGAAGAATGAATAG